Below is a genomic region from Tripterygium wilfordii isolate XIE 37 chromosome 12, ASM1340144v1, whole genome shotgun sequence.
TCTCCACTCATGGCTCTCTATGGCTGGGTAAGATATTTTCAGTGGCATTTCACCAACCAATTCATCCCAGCGTGATTCAATCAGATCCATTATGGCTGCAGCTTGTTCAGGAGTTgccaaagatgacaaaatagCCACACAGTTACCCAAGCAGAACCAACGGAAATCCATTCTTGCAGGACTCACATTTCCGATAAAGTAACCACCGCGCTTTGGCATGAAATCAAACACCCAATCTGGTAAAGAATCAGGCATTACATTAAATTTGTTAACTGCAGTATGAGAGTACTCCTCTGTTTTATACCGATATATGTCATTAAGTTGCTTCAGGTCCAGCCAAAAATAGCTCCGCATGTGATAGCTCAAAGCATGAAGGCGTTTCACTATTAGCTCCACAATCTCCTTGCCCTCTCCATCTTGCTTAAGCAAAAGCAAAGCACATCTTAAAGCCATAAAAAATAGTGCTTGTATCTCAATAGGATAGCCATATATACCCTGAATGAAAATAAACACAATTAGCTTTCTGCAACACAAAAGAATGATGTAGTTAGAAAAGACGATATTGCATTTGGGGGACTTAAAAGAGATCAAAAGGTCCATACGACAACTAATTGGTTTGGAAGCACAAAATCTATCGATTGGGGCATGGACAACGGAAAGGCTTTGTTGACAGAAGCAGGAACATAGGAGAGTTCATGGAGCATGATAGGGAGTAGAAGAAACAAGTAATATGGAACCGTCTGCAACTTTACAGATTCACTTGTTCTTAAATGCAAAGCCATAAACAAGTAGGAATAGATAAAaaggaatataaataaaaataataataattgaaagaGATGAAACTAGAAGAAACCAACCATTCTACGATCTATCATACAGCATCCGTCAGCACAGAGCAGAGTTGGAAATGTGTCGAAGCCTTCTGAAAGACAGAGACTCAGGATAAGGCGCATACCCCTTTGGCATTCAGGCATTTCAGCCAAGGAAGAGTCCCCGGTTGACCTTGTATATGCACGGAGTAATATGATCCACCAAAACCCTGAATCAACTGGAGCCACTCTTCCTATTGCACTCTCACCAAAATCTGCTATTAAAGTTTCATACTTTCTCACAGGATCGTGTAGCACTTTAAAACTTGCCGGCATTACTCCTTCTCCCAATTGAAACAAGTCAACCTTTTTCTCCCATGATTGAAGGCGAAGAGTTTTCAAGAGAAAATTCTTGACAATTTCATGTTCTCCATTCATCAAAAAGGCCAAGGCACTTGGGACAAAGTCCCTAACAAAAACCTGCAAATTGGGGGGAAAAAAAGTATTCTCATGGTGGTCGAATTCCTGACAATGGCTTAACACAATCAAGCAATGTCAAATACTTTATACAAGTATAGTATAGATAGGAAACTTATGACGAAAAGGAAAAGCAACAATAATGGATCAATGATCAATCATCTTAGTTCTTGGAAGTCAAGATATGCATATTTTCATCATCTCAGTGTCATTTCATATCATAAATTTCTTATACAAGGGAGATATCTATATTGGTGACATCCATCATCGTTGAACCCTTAAAACTAAACCCACAATGGATTAATTGGCATTCCATTGGAGAAAGTTGTAAAAATAAACTGATAGGAAATTAATTCCAGACCTCAGCATGTAAAAATTTTCGCTAACTTCATTCATCAATTTGATTAGAATATAAGCAGTAGTGATCAATAACCATGGAACAAAGACAGAGGGTGAGGATTCACCTGATCATAGTTAAGATCTTCCACAGAATGGTCCAGTGCAGCAATAGTCCCAACTGGTTGCCCACGAAAGTGAACCAATGAAAGCCTCAATGCATCCCAAGCATCACCAACCATTTGATGCGACTCACAGTGATTGCTTGATCTAGGTGTGTTAATTCCCGACCTTCGTGGAGATCCATAGTCAAAATGGTTATCATGGCTTCTATGAAACAGATGGGGAGAAGCTATTGACAATTCACTGAATGACCTTTCATCAAATGATCTGTTCCTCTCCACATTTAAAGGTTTTGCCTTATCCAATAGCTTCGTGATATCGGATTCCCCTATCTCAAATATGCTGCGCCCCGTCTCATGATTCTTGGAACTTCCATTTTGAGACAAATCCAAGGCAATTGGAGACATTCTTGAATTGTCAGAGCAGTTCAATGCTTCAGTCACCTGCAATTCATCATCAAGTacatgtccaaaagttaaacaatCTTCCATACTGAGAACACTTGGGGCGTAGATCGCATCGAAATCGACAGGAAATTGAGACTTCTAAACTTATCACATTTAAACAAATGAAAGCACTGCATTCCAAAGTCAACTATCTTACATCACCTGAAAACCCAATTAATCAAACATTTCAAGCAAACACTCGTGGAACCAGCATTGCATAACATAATACAGAATAAGCAAGTGTGATCGTTGACATCACGGGATAATCTAATCCATGCTTACCAGTTCAAAACAACATGTCGACCTCAAATCCCAACTCCAGAACAAAATGGCGACAAATACATATGAATTCCAAATATTCACAAAATTGTAGATATATGAATCACTATACAGTGTATCTATAGCAACTAAATCATACCCAGAAAGGATTTTTAACTATTAAAGCCGAGAAATCAGACCTGGGAACAGACAAGGACACACCAGCTTCTTCGTGCGGTATAACGAATGAAAGGAACATGCCTCCTCGATGTCCGGCATTTTATATGTGATGAGTGTTGGTGGTAGGTGGAGGTAGCTGTAGAATGCAAGGCAAGTCTGGTAGATTGAACCGCTAACAAAATCGAATCAACAGTTAAGGACAGTGCAGATTTCTCGGACTATCCGAATAAGGCTTCGGAACACACTCCGTTAGTCTTGTCCGCATTAAAAACAAGCTAAAGCCGGTTGCCTATGCAAGTCCGTTAGTGAAACGCACCGTTTTGGATGGGATAGTCGGCCACACGTCAGATCGAGCTCACCTAGGTTACATGGGTCGAGTCGTTTCATTATTGACCGAACAACCAATACATTCGACTACCGACTTTGCTCAAAACTCAAAATTATTACTGACCTAACTTTAGAGATTGGGTAATGATTGACAACCGACTTTGTCAATTGCTTATTGGATCAATATAATGAATCCAAccatattttcttttgaaataagaatcaaattcatcatgatcgaaatattgaatattttaaGTTTACATCCGACGGTCTAGAATTATTATACATTTTTcaacaatcaaaacataaatattttgaatttatatttgatggtttagaatcattatatatttttcatattgaatttaacttttttttcagaaaaaatATGGTTAGATTCATTTGATTTAATAGAATAGACCCGGCATCCGTACGAATGGGGGTCATACTTCCCAATTCGGCAATTCCCATGCCCTTGGAGATCATTGAATACTGATCagctttttttttatgggttttcCTTTTTAAATAAAATCCCTTAATTCCCTTTCCTTTCGAATTCACTTTTGCCTTTTATACAATTACGAAGGTTGGATGAAAGAGAAGGTTAGTCATACCccgatttttattaaatatatcccAACCACTTCCTTTGATTTTGCGTTGActgcgtctttttttttttaaggttagGTTGATAACATCCCAACCCCTACACGCTATTGAAGAACAAAACAGAGCACAGTGAGGGAGAAACCTAGTACCCTCTAGCACGCCGCGGAGCATGGAAGGGGGAAGGGAGACTCTTCACGCCATCGACAAGCCGCTGGGACTACAAATAATGTGCCAAGCTTCAACTTGGTTGCTGGATCGAGACCTTTGTTGCGAACAAGAACAATCGAATGCGTTCTATCAGGCTCCACTATGGAGAAATTTTTCAAGATCTTATCAAGCGCTTGCGTTCTATCCCAGACGAGCTCTTTGTTGTGAGAAAGGCCTTACCAGATTCACTACAAGAACTCGTTGGAGGAAGATTTGGCATCCCACGCCACCGATGACATACGCAAGGTTTGCACCTCAACAAGCAGATTTGTAGTGTAATTATATCATTAGTAATTAAGTTCACTAACACTGCTTGTCACAGCTCTTGGTTGGCCTAGTGACTGCATATAGGTCCACCAGAGATGAAGTGAACGCGAGATTAGCCGACGATGAAGCTGAGATTCTTCACAGTGCCATTAAAGAAGGGGAGTATAATCATGAAGTTATCAGGATCTTGACTACAATTGAGCATTATGGGTCATTAATGCTAAATTCCTTCTTTTTAACCTATGTTTAATGCTTGGGTTACACGTGTAAAATGTCTGATATTTTTCTGTATTTTTGGTgtcattataaaatttaaaaattttttgAGTTGCACCTAATAAGAGGgtatttttactttttcataAAAATCGGAGTGTGATTAAAATTTCCGTTGATGAGACGGCAACTTGCATATTACAGAGAAGCCCAGCCCATTTAAATATGGCCTAGTTAGGCCCAAAAAGTGGCGAAGTGGCGAAGAAGCGTGATACTTGACACGAATACAATCCGATAAGACTGATATGACCTTCAGTTTCTTTCCCTTTTGAATTACAACGGTCATTTTTTAGCCATCGCCGCCTACTCCTCTCTCGCTTTCTTCTTCTATTAATCGTTAGCTCGTAGAAATTCACGATGGTCACAACGAGGCGCTCTCAGGGATCTCCATCAGAACGTCAAAAATGGGACAAAATATTCAACGGCTTGGTGAAGATGTTGAAGTCCCAGGAACAACAGCTTGAAACACTCGTCAAAGAGAGGAAGATTCTCCAAGATCGCATCAAAATGCAACACGATCAACTAGTTTCTAATATTCGATTTTACGAAGATCGTATCTCCCAAGTAAGCCCTAAATTTTTAGGGAATTTGGAATTTTGAGATTTAGGGTTCTGAGAATTTCTTTAAAGttagggtttttattttttttttttatttgcgcAGATGAAGGAGGATTTAGTGGAGAAAGATAGAGTGCATATGCTTGATGCGGCAAAAGCGGATTTGATATTAGCTGTGAAGCAGAGAGAGACTGCTATTCACAAATTGAATTTGGGTCAGTGATTCTggcttctttattatttatagTCCTCATCATCCTTCATTTGGATGTATAAATTTCTCTAAGAGAAAGTTAAATTCAACTTCCAAGTTCTGCTGTGGGGCTGTTGGGTTTTGCATGTTAATTTGTGATTTATTTGGTTTACCAGGATGAAATGCAGCTCATTTCATTGGCATTGAAATTTTAAAGTAGTGAAATTTATTTGTCTATATGAACATGTGATTCTGAGAGTTACAAAAAAACTACAATAATAAAGACTGTTATTTTGACATTGCCAATGACAAAGTTATGGAATGAAGTAGCAACCAGTCACATGTGCATTTAAACACGCTGACCGTTACTTTGGCCAGTCGTTGACTGCCAAGGGGCACAAAGTGGTCTTAATTATAGTTTGGGTATATAGACATGTACAACTTCCAAGTACATATCTCCCTCCTCATATGATATTTATGATATGATAATGAATGGTTTCTTATGGTTTTTAAATCATATGTATGCATATTGCTTGTATATTTTTTGAAGGGCAAGTGCTGCAACTATGCATTATTTTGTGTAGTTGCATTTTTATGTTTTGCCTTGATTAAACTATGCTTCATTGCATTACATTACATTTTCCTAATTGCAGGGGATAAAGATGATGAGTTGGCAGATTTCAAATCTTGTTTTGACTACCTCTCTGAGTCCATAAGGGTAAGTCCAATTATAATTTGTTGAAGTTCATCAATGGATGTTTCCTCTGATTCTCTGGGTTTCACCCTATTGGTGCTTTAACAGAATTTTAGCCatacaaaaaagaaaggaagataTTTCCTCTGAATATatgcccattttttttttatggttttcagGATAATTCTTCAAGAAACTCCTCAAAACctgacaaaagaaaatctggaaaCAGAGATACTGACAAGGATGTTGGTTCTAGGATGCTGGATGGTGAAGTACGAAGGCTGAAGCATGATTATGAGAAGCTAGCTTCAGAAAAGAGTTCTGAGATATCTGCTTTATTGGCTGAGAAGAAATTTGTTTGGAATCAATATAATCTCATGGAACAAAATCTCACCAATCGACTAGAGAGTAAACATTCTGATCTTGAACGAGCAAATGGGAAGATTGTGCAACTTCTTGGCAGTATGGAGCAACTTCAATCCTCTAATGATGAGAAAAATGAATTGATTGCAAGACTCAATGCTAAAGTAGCTGGGTTAGAGACTGACGCAAATAAGTCAGTGGAACAAATTTCTAAACTTTCTCAGGATTTGGAGTTTTTAAGAAAATGTAGAAGCACTTCAAGTACACCTGCTTTAAAGCGTTGCACGAGAGGGGGAACTTCTATGATAGGAGACAAGAACCATGGTAGAGATGGGAGTAATATCATTATGAAGAAAGAAGTGTCTGCTGCGAGTGACATTGGAAAGGTACATatgtattaaatatttttatgaacactTTTTGACCACTAGTTGCTCTGATGATGGTGCTGCAATCATTGTTTCCTGCCATATctgccttttcttttggttcttgtTTTGAAGGTTCATTGATCAAACTTTATCTAATCTTTTTaactgaaaaataaatttcttaGGAGATCAGCGCCAAGAAGGTGCaatcaaaagaaacaatttacgCGGCATTCCAATAGATTGTTATGAGAGTCTATTAACCAGAATTTACTAGTGCAAAGCCTTGTATCAATGAAAATATCTGAGGAAATTTCTGTCATTGAAAATCCTGTCTAGAGGTAAtagtcacatgttcaattcctgaaaacagtcTTTCTACATATCTCTAAATATTATGTAagggtaaggtttgcgtacatcctGACTATCCTCCTCGACTTCACTCATTGTGGGaaccttgtgcatgagagttttTTTTACCTGAAAAATCATGTCTTTTCTCCCCTTTCAAATTAGTCAGGTGGTGAGAATTTTGGCTGTGACAAGTAGTCACTATTTTCCGTTCAATGAGGCtgtatttgttttttgaaaaagcCTTTCATTCTGAAACTGAGATATCAGAAAAggttacaaaaataattttttactttattCGAGGATATAAAATAGAGGGAACAAGAGGAAAATCCACCATTTTCTGGGGGCTTATGGATACTTTTCTTGAATAAAACATCAGGTAAATAACATTTGGGAGGCGCAGCATTTGGAAAGATTTTTCCAATGATCTTAACATTTTGAATCTTGCCTTTGTGTTTCTGTTTCAGAgcttttttgtgtttgaatccacttagatgctttagtgTACAAATAAGGAATATTTTTGGTTGCCGTGTATGAATTTAACACTAAAGtatccattttttattttttttgaaactggAAAAGATATTAAAACCTGTCTTTTTCATCTCTTTGTAAAGGAAAGCAGaagtttaaaaagaaaaggagttgACAGTGTGCCCATTTCCAAGTGTCCGAAGTTGTTCACTTCTGGTTTTAAAGTtcccaaattgaagaactcgccTTCAAACTACAGATGACTCCTACTCCACAACATGAAGCATTTCTtgtgtgtattttttttggggggttCCCTTTTATGTTTTCTTGTATTCTTATGGGCTTCATGTTAGCCTGTTAGGTATAGTAGCTTGGAGCAAATTAGTGTAAGCCCTCATTGTAGTGTGATCTAGTTCTAGGTTTTCTAAATTAAATCTGCTAGAAAATTGTAGCATGTGCTAGTTTCAGGCTGTTGAAATCATTCGAGCAAGACATTGTAAAATATAACTCTATTGTGACTGAATGAAGCTTGTTTATTCTCTCATAACCATATATCATACATAAATTACAAAAGAGTTCCCCTTCTTTCTGGActtttgaaaagaagaaaagaaagtaaaaactCCAAGTTCTACAAGAACAAATATGAGCAGGTAATTAGGCCTCCATTCAAGAGGAGACCCCATGGAGTTAAGTGAAGAGACCTGTGAAGAAAGAGGAAGCAGAGGACAGGAACGATGCTATTTCAGCGAGTGTTAAGAGACAAGAGCCCCAAGAAGATAGAGATTTTGAACCACCCGTTAAGGCTGCTACTTCCAAGGCATCTAAACTGAAGAAGGAAGAGAATGACGACGGCGATGATCACAAGCCTATCTCCAAAGAGAGCTCCATTGTCAAGCCCGGTAAGGTTTTATTCCTTATCCTTTTCTTTTCGGGTTTTATTGGATGTGAAGAGGTCGAAAGAGGGTTCATTGGTACTGCTTATGTGTTTGGTTCCATGAGTGTGATTTCATTTTATTGGACTTTTGGGACTGAAGGAGGTGAAAAGTAGAAGACAAAGGAGGAAGGGGAAATGCAGTGACGGAGCAGAATGTCAGGAAGGGAGAAGAAGGTTTATGACCTGCCTGGCGAGTGGAGAGACACTCGTAAGGAGGGTAATGACTAATGAATAATGATACTCTTTTAGTGTACATAGTTGATTTGCTATCAAGCTAGATTGTTTTTGAGGGTACAAAAGTCTTGAATTTATATATTCTGAATTGCAGGGAGATCCGCTCAGGATTTTTTACGAGACCGCTTTACAAGTAAGTTCCTGGTAGTGTGAGATGGCACTGTTTTGGTGAGTTTTGTGATGAAATCCCTTTTATTTCTTTGGTATTGCAGCAACTTCTTTCTTGGTCAGTTTCTCTTGATTGTATCCACTTATTTTGGCCTTGTAAACTAAAAATGGGAAGgggtgaaaaagaagaagaagtaagcTTCACAATCAATTCACAGCAGCCACATTACCGTTATTTTTCATGTTTGGGAAGCTGACAGATGATTAGAGATTTGATAATGTCTCTTTCAATGGGGTGTTGAGGTGAGATTCTGCCGGAGACTTGGTCTTTCAGTTGGGCTTGACACTAGGCCAAGCCTTTGGGCCTAATGAGGCTTGCGAGCCTGTTAATGTCTGGGCCTGATGGCATCTCGATTCCTTCTCCCCTGGTCCAAGCTTCTCTCAGGTTACCGTAGCGTAACTGAGGCTTTTTAATGGGGGCGTGGATTGTTTTGTTGTCTCATTCTAATGGCAcaactaaaagaaaagaaatagttCCAATGGGTGTCATTTGCTTGCTCATTTTTGTTGGAGCATGAATATAGGCATGGCATTGGTCATGGCCATATGTTTGCCCAAGTGGGCTCCACTGCACACCCACAAATAATTTACaccaaaattaatattgagtctcatctctattacatcaAAAATTAAGTCAgtaaatttatatcattatatcaatacattttgttggtccaatcacatcaacgaaaaacatctctcaatataatcacatcaacaaaacacaaatatctatataataCCCATGTCTCAACAAATAGAaatcattgtggttgctctagtTTAGGGAGGGTAAAAAAAatcgatccgagcactatcTGTAGGGTATCCAatccgtttaaaacccgaaaaccgatcctattggttttggaaacggttttggttttcaaacccgtcatgatTTAGGgttgggtttgatttttgatacagggtttagggtacccgaaccgtttaataaaaatattcaatatagtaataatattataaatcatgtaTAAAGTATACTattaggatactaaattataacataataaagcatattaaaacgtatatatttatagaatcatactaataaaactataaatttgactaatttgaattataaaatcataattaatataaatcatactcaatattaatttatattaatataatcatcaaagaaaaaaataaaaatattaaaagttaaatggtaaatgggtaGCCGATGGTAATCGGTTATGAAATGGttccgggtttggaaatttaaatggttttttaaatggttttggaatggttttggtatagagtatcttaaatgaaaacggttttggtatttcctaattgAAAGGGTACTCGATCTGTTGTCATCCCTATGCTCTACTAGTATAGCCTGCGAACCATTGGGTTGGATTCAGGCATAATGTCAGATTTGACCCCTACAACTTGAAGTGTAAGAACGAAGTATGAAGAACCCAAAATTTTAAGATTAGTTGTCTGGTATaaataggaagagaaaagttccGGTGCAATCTCTTTCTACACTGGTCATTCATTGGTCGGTACAAGCAGACGGTTATAATTGTGCCAGCGAATAATTGAATTTTAATCACGGTCAggataaatacaaaaataaaaaaaaaattacatccataaaaaaaataattaaattatgaaaaaaaaacccacataaGCCCTAGATAAAGcatcatcaaattcatcatcaGTCTTCTCTAAACGCCACGTGTCTATATGACCTTGGATTTACGTAGTCTACTAATCTCTCATTCCCTCACTGCCAAGATTCGGAACCCTTTTCCTTATCTCGCggtttctcctctctctctgctcctctctctctcgctctcagATTATTGGCCTGTTTATGAAATTTGACTGCCGCAACTGAGAGAGAATGGAACAGAGCACAAGCGATTTCGAGGATTTCGATTTTGACAAAGACGAGAGAGAGGTCGTCGTAATTTTGTTGGAGCTTCCTCAATTGATCGCTAAATCAGAAAAATCTCTCGCTTGGGGatttaaaagaagaagaactgcAGTGCCCGAGAGATCCTCTCACTTTCGGTCTCCTTCATTACATTCACCGAGGCCACCGCGTCCAAGTGTTGTTGTTGTCGATGAGAATTCTAGGTCTCTGGTGGTTGAAGCAGAGGAACCCACTGTCATGGCGGTCCAGGCGATGAGCCCTGTGACGCCTCTCTCGTTGTCGCTCAGTGAATCCGATGAGAATCCGGAGTGCTCCAAGCGAAGCAGCTCTCATAAGGTAATTATTTCGTACATTCTTCGTCGTTTCTTCAATGGATTTtactgatttatttatttaacggGTTTTCGAGTTCTTCGCAATTTCATTAATGGGTTTCagagtttaaaatttatctgTAATGGGTTTCTCTAGGATTAGTGGGTTCTACTGATTTGTCATATCTTCATCGTTCTTGATTATCTTGTAGAAATTACAGGTGCAAGAGCGATGAAGTGCCTTTTGGGGCAAGCTTTGTCTTTCTTTGAATTAAAATTATTGTATGTTCAAGCAGACTCCATTAACAATAGAGGAAACATTACAGGAGTTAGAGGATGTGAATTGTCAATTTCTAGATCTTCAGACTGAAAATCAGTTGATTTGTTTTTATCTGCTTTTGTGTAATCTTCTCTGATTCCTTCTTTTCCCTTCATTTGTGGGTCCTAATTTATTTTCCTCTATTGTTGATTTTAGGTGTTCGGTCCTGAAACAGAGGAATCCAGGTTGAATCTTGCTTCAGGATTTCCCCGAGACACGTCAAAATCCCCCACCGTTGATCCCACTCCGGTCATACGCCACCACCA
It encodes:
- the LOC120010262 gene encoding probable alkaline/neutral invertase B → MSPIALDLSQNGSSKNHETGRSIFEIGESDITKLLDKAKPLNVERNRSFDERSFSELSIASPHLFHRSHDNHFDYGSPRRSGINTPRSSNHCESHQMVGDAWDALRLSLVHFRGQPVGTIAALDHSVEDLNYDQVFVRDFVPSALAFLMNGEHEIVKNFLLKTLRLQSWEKKVDLFQLGEGVMPASFKVLHDPVRKYETLIADFGESAIGRVAPVDSGFWWIILLRAYTRSTGDSSLAEMPECQRGMRLILSLCLSEGFDTFPTLLCADGCCMIDRRMGIYGYPIEIQALFFMALRCALLLLKQDGEGKEIVELIVKRLHALSYHMRSYFWLDLKQLNDIYRYKTEEYSHTAVNKFNVMPDSLPDWVFDFMPKRGGYFIGNVSPARMDFRWFCLGNCVAILSSLATPEQAAAIMDLIESRWDELVGEMPLKISYPAIESHEWRIVTGCDPKNTRWSYHNGGSWPVLLWLLTAACIKTGRPQIARRAIDLAESRLSKDHWPEYYDGKLGRYVGKQARKNQTWSIAGYLVAKMMLEDPSHLGMISLEEDKQMTPLVKRSASWTC
- the LOC120010623 gene encoding uncharacterized protein LOC120010623 isoform X2; its protein translation is MVTTRRSQGSPSERQKWDKIFNGLVKMLKSQEQQLETLVKERKILQDRIKMQHDQLVSNIRFYEDRISQMKEDLVEKDRVHMLDAAKADLILAVKQRETAIHKLNLGDKDDELADFKSCFDYLSESIRDNSSRNSSKPDKRKSGNRDTDKDVGSRMLDGEVRRLKHDYEKLASEKSSEISALLAEKKFVWNQYNLMEQNLTNRLESKHSDLERANGKIVQLLGSMEQLQSSNDEKNELIARLNAKVAGLETDANKSVEQISKLSQDLEFLRKCRSTSSTPALKRCTRGGTSMIGDKNHGRDGSNIIMKKEVSAASDIGKKFKKKRS
- the LOC120010067 gene encoding uncharacterized protein LOC120010067, translating into MEQSTSDFEDFDFDKDEREVVVILLELPQLIAKSEKSLAWGFKRRRTAVPERSSHFRSPSLHSPRPPRPSVVVVDENSRSLVVEAEEPTVMAVQAMSPVTPLSLSLSESDENPECSKRSSSHKVFGPETEESRLNLASGFPRDTSKSPTVDPTPVIRHHQLFLIPDLNVSPPPPEYYFQALPFLPYLAKINRAVAAQRARQRRIGICRANKLRPRVR
- the LOC120010623 gene encoding uncharacterized protein LOC120010623 isoform X1; translation: MVTTRRSQGSPSERQKWDKIFNGLVKMLKSQEQQLETLVKERKILQDRIKMQHDQLVSNIRFYEDRISQMKEDLVEKDRVHMLDAAKADLILAVKQRETAIHKLNLGDKDDELADFKSCFDYLSESIRDNSSRNSSKPDKRKSGNRDTDKDVGSRMLDGEVRRLKHDYEKLASEKSSEISALLAEKKFVWNQYNLMEQNLTNRLESKHSDLERANGKIVQLLGSMEQLQSSNDEKNELIARLNAKVAGLETDANKSVEQISKLSQDLEFLRKCRSTSSTPALKRCTRGGTSMIGDKNHGRDGSNIIMKKEVSAASDIGKESRSLKRKGVDSVPISKCPKLFTSGFKVPKLKNSPSNYR